The Salmo salar chromosome ssa19, Ssal_v3.1, whole genome shotgun sequence DNA window GCCAGGTGTTGGAAGGAAAACAGCCAATCTACAGGTCACGTCTTCAGGTCAACCATCTTTGATTATTTAAATGAGCATAAGTGGCTACATTTGTGAGATATTGTGATGATCGTAGTAACTACCAGTTAATGAAATATGCAGTGGCAGATTCACAATCATTTGCTTTGCTAGAATTGATCGTGGTTTGTGGTTGTGTACATGCTGGTAATGATAACACCAATGCGGATTTTAAACCAGTTTGTTCAGGAAGCAATGTTACAGAGTGTTCGGAAGCTGAGTGAAACACAACCACACATGCGAGTAGGACTCATCACGTTCAACAATCAGGTTCAATATTACACCCATTTCTCATATCTAATGAAAGTGTGTTTTCATGCTCTTTTCCCTaaactttttttttggggggggcgctGTAGGTATCAAATCTATGTTTTGTGTGTGACATTCCAAATTCACTGATTTGGATTCAATATTTGGATGCATTCGTCCAATAGTTGGGTGTAAATCTGAAGTTGTTTTGATCTGCATCTTAAGATCATCCACTGATGTTTGTCTTGACAGGTGACTCTGCATGGATATGACGAGTTCACCTCACGTTTTTTGCTGGGTGCGGAGTTGATTGACGGTGAATACCTTAAGGAAGCAGCATTCAGCTTTCCCAGCCCACCAcccctctccaggaccagggactGTCTACAGAGAGAGATTCTAGGGTGATGTTGAAAGGGGCAATAAAAACAAACTCTACATTTTAATTCAAGGGCCCATGTGGTCCAAGAGCAAATAAGCCATGGACTCATTCAAACTGGTCCAATGAAGTAATAATTTAATTAAATAACGGTATGTTGTCACTTCCTCTTTTCATTAAAAGATTGTCTGAGAGTGGTGCCACGGCTTTAGGTCCGGCTTCTCTTGTAGCCATAGCGATGGCTTCTCGGCAACCAGGGTCAAAGGTCAGTCAGTCCCATACTTCCAGTGCTCTgaatacatactgtatctgtttTGTTTATGATGTAGTACCAATAGAATGTATTGCCCTCTTCCCAGGTGATCATCTGCACAGATGGAAAGGCCAACACAGACCTGGGGAATCTGGAGGTGGAGGGCACTGATGCTCGACCTTGCCTCTCCTCCACTATCTTCTACCACGACCTGGGGGAGTACGCTGCTAGCCAGGGGTCGGTGCAACTCTGTACTGTCTTCACTAGCTACATGTTCACTTCTATTTGAGCATCACAGTGGAGAACCTATTTTACCTTGAAATAGCTCATTTTCCTACAGACCATGTTGATAGCCTTTTAGGTGTTAACATAAGTGATTTTCAGTTATTGAATATTATAAGCAAGCGCTTACAGTATGTAACCCTTTCTCTCCTAGGGTGACAGTATCAGTGTTGGCTATcgaggggacagactgcagacTCGATGAGCTGGGGAGACTAGCAGACCGCACAAGAGGAAAGGTATATGATACAATAAATAATATTGCATTACTCtcctttgtgctgtgtgtgtcatTGAGCTACAATCCTATTTGGCCCGTATGTGATCATAGTCCATTGTTCAATATGTGTCttttaatatggtactgtacgtGTCATCCTTTCCCCCTAGGTGGTGATAGCAAGTCCACATGAACTATACACTGAATTTGAGGAGATTATAGAGAACACGACGATAGCGACACACTGTAGTGTCACTTTGCTGCTCCCCCCAACTCTGTAAGTATTGAATTAAACATCTGTATATTCATGTGTATTTTCAAATATAGTATATGTGTGTGGGTAGATGTTTGTATATGTATAATGCATTCATAATGTGTATGTACGTCACCATCAGTATTTAACATTAAGTGGTGTAAATGCTTAGGAACCCCAGTTGCATGCTCATCCTCAATCATTTTTTGGGGTGAATTGACAATCCTGAATTGTAAATGGCAAATCTAGCACTGTCACACCAGCGACACATTTGAACAGAGATCCCTGATTTGACTGGAAAAGGGCTTCATCTCTCGCCTTCATTCGCTCTTCCACCAGGTgtgtgaaaggagagagagaggctgggaacAGGGTGACCAGAGAGGTGGGCAATGTGGCATCAGACACAGAAATCACCTTTCAGTTTGGAGCGAGGCAACACGGCTCACAGGGAGAGGGTGAGAACAGAGGCATGAGGACCAGTCAAAGATTTAAGGATTGGGGACCAAGTTCACAGAGGAATACATTTGTAATCTTTTTTTCTTTCCCTGACGTTTAGTGTCAGCCCCAGTGGCAGGTGGCCGTGTGTCTGTTCAGCTGCAGCTGAGATACAGACAGAAGGATGGACACAGTATGCTCAGAGTACTGACTGCTGATAAAGAGGTGACGGATGACAGGTAATGGGACACGTCCAAAACTCACTCAAGCGGTTTCCAGCATTCATGACATGTGAATTCAGAAATGCCTTTTGTTAACAGTTTATCTACCAGAAAGACTagttaaagtaaaaaaattataGAAATGTGTTTAGACATCACAATCCACTCCATTTGCAAAACAATTTGATAGGAGAATAATGATGATGACAACCATGTTAGGAGTCATGATAGTAACCtaacactgtaaccctctctcctctctctctctcagctcagtggttctctcctctctgtttctagCCATCATTCAGCTCAACTCATCCCAGGCCAGCGCCGCTCTAGCTGTCAGGGGCCGCTTCCAAGACGCAAAGAGTGAGGGGGAGACACAGAGGGAACTGATGGAGAGAGCCCTGTGAGTGAATGATTTAGTGAGAAGGTTGACGGACagcaaaacgtgtgtgtgtgtgtgtgtgtgtgaggcagagcCTCAGAATGGGCGCTAATTAGTGAGTGAGACTGACAGCCGGATTCACATGAGTGAACAAggcctgtttttgtgtgtgtgggtgagcgaGCGTGCGAATGTGTGTATGAGCATGCGCACGTTTGTGCTTGTGTGTTGGCTGGTCAATTCTGCTGTTCATAGGCATTTGTCAACTTGTATTCATGTATACGTGACAACATGCTTGTCTTTTGTTACCTTTTCAGAGAGTATGATAGAAGTGCAGAAGACAAAATGATTTATTCAAAATGGCTTAAAACCATGGACCCTATACACAACAGCCTACAAAACTACACAAGGGTAGGTCTGTGTGTGCAGTATTGAGACGATTGTGAAAGAGAAACTGTGTAAGATGCTGGTgcaaacctctatgggctaggtgggacgctagcgtgccacctgtggtgcactccatcaacaacaggtgcatttcaagagcggcaaatttgaatccaaataaatgtcaaaattcacatttttcaaacatacaactattttacaccctttgaaagataaacatctccttaatctaaccacgttttacgatttcaaaaaggttttacggcgaaagcatacatttagagtatgttaggacagtacatttacaagagttgtgtgtaatgttttgtcaattcaaagacagggtcaccaaaaccataaaaccagctaaaatgatgcactaaccttttacaatctccatcagatgacactcctaggacattatgttagacaatgcatgcatttttagttctatcaagttcatatttatatccaaaaacagcgttttactatggcattgatgttgaggaaatcgtttccctccaataaccggcagtcaagtcagcgtcacaaattaaataattaaagttagaaaacattggtaaaatattatattgtcatttaaagaattatagatttacatctcttgaacgcaatcaacttgccagatttaaaaataaccttactgggaaatcacacttggcaataatctgagcactgcgcccagaaaaatacgcgttgcgatacagactagacgtcatgttggggagatctaaaatcgaaaatactatgtaaataatccattacctttgattctcttcatcagatgtcacttccaggtatcacaggtccataacgaatgtagttttgttcaaaaaagctcatcatttatgtccaaaaatctccgtcttgttagcacatgatctaagccagccggacttctcgtcatgaacgaggggaaaaatatatttccgttcgttcaaacatgtcaaacgttgtatagcataaatcattagggccttttttaaccagaacatgaataatattcaaggtggacgaatgcatactcttttataacgtattggaacgagggtacccaacatgaactcgcgccaggtgtctaatgggccatcatcgttccatggctcttgttcggtcagatctccctccagaagactcaaaacactttgtaaaggctggtgacatctagtggaagcaataggaagtgccaaaatattcctcagcccctgtgtttttcaatgggataggtttaaaggtaatacaacacatcaggtatccacttcctgtcagaaaatgtctcagggttttgcctgccaaatgagttctgttatactcacagacaccattcaaacagttttagaaaatttagggtgttttctatccacatgtaataagtatatgcatattctagttactgggtaggagtggtaaccagattaaatcgggtatgtttttttatccagccgtgtcaatactgccccctagccctaacaggttaatgcattCTGTTTAGTAATTGAAGACTAAttgtcaatgtttttttttccatCTTAGAGACAATCCATATGTTCTGATACACTGCAGGTAATGTAAAACATATCCATCGATATAGAACCCTGATATGAACATTACAACATATTTTCACCCAGACTACAATTGCCTCTATGGTAATATCTAGCGTACAATTCAGATACACAAATCATGCTATTTTACCTTCGCAATCTCAAGCTCCTATCCAAATATGCCCCCTAACTTCCACTGGTCTCCCCTGCTAATCTCCCTCCTTCATATCTCTCTTCGCTTCAGTCTCTAACGGACATGGGTGCTGCACTGCTGTACAGCATGAAGAACAGCAACAGGAGGCCTATTTCACTGAAGGAAAAGCACCAACACTGATTGGTAGCTACTGGCTATGCCTGATATCCTTGGAAGTTGTTCAAGTTCTACTGACTTCTGGGGAGGCCTATTTATGCACAAGTCTGACTAATTAATGTATCTAACAAAAATGCTACATCTGGAGATATATTATTTAAAATAGCATTAACTGTCAATATTGTACTTGTTCATTCTATTTGTAAAAACAACTtttccaaataaataataaaagcTTGCTCCTGTTCTTATCTATGCACACTGTCAGAACGTCATGTCAGAACTGCGATGGCACGTAGCAAGTGAAATGGGTTTGTAccaacagtgccttcagaatgtagtTGACTTATCCCCTTGACTTATCccacaatttgttgtgttacactCAAAATGTATTCATTCGATATTAcccatctacgcacaataccccataatgacaaactgaaaacatgTTCTTAGAAAATGTTGCAGATGTCTTGAAAATGAAACAAAtacatatctaatttacataagtattcacacccctgagtcaatactttgccgaagctcctttggcagcgattacagctgtgaatctttctgggtaactctaagagctttccatacctggattgtgcaacatttgcccattattcttttcaaaattcttcaagctctgtcaaattggtcgtTGATGATtgttagacaaccattttcaggtcttgtcatagaaggaacattcactttcttcttggtaaacaactccagtgtagatttggtgttgtgtttcaggttattgtcctgctgaaaggtgaattcatctcccagtgtctggtggaaagcagaccctttacttagtactttgttgaagcaccttttgcagcaattacagccttgagtcttcttgtgtaggacgctacaagcttggcacacctgtatttagggagtttctcccattcttctctacagatcctctcaagctatcaggttggatggggagcgttgctgcacagctattttcaggtctttccagagatgtttgatcgggttccaagtccaggctctggctgggccactcaaggacattcagagacttgtcccgaagccactcctacgttgtcttggctgtgtgcttagggtcgttgtcctgttggaaggtgaaccttcgccccagtctgagttcctgagcgctcgggaacaggttttcatcaaggatctctctgtactttgctccgttcatctttccctcaagcctgactagtcttccagttcctgcccctgaaaaacatccccacagcatgatgctgccaccaccatgcttcactgtagggatggtggcaggtttcctccagacatgacaattGGCATTTAGgcgaaagagttcaatcttggtttcatcagaccagagaatctcgtttctcatggtcagagagtcatttaggtgccttttggcaaactctaagcgggctgtcatctGCCTTTTACAGAGGAATGGTTTCTGCCTGGCctctctaacataaaggcctgattggtggagtgctgcagagatggttgtccttctggaaagttctcctatctccacaaaggaactctggagctctgtcagagtgaccatcaggttcttggtcacctccctgaccaaggccctcctccctcttcttccatttaagaatgatggaagccattgtgttcttggggaccttcaatgctagagaaatgtttt harbors:
- the LOC106579237 gene encoding circularly permutated Ras protein 1, which translates into the protein MEFACGFVYVPPSTYQKEVQTKPPIAVKRSALLPPPNRIRPRSPPPPPPAPSPELQKQHHSPEQRITEKCFKNALLPPFMRSQSPACLQPIPGPPSLLPSNSQRLTYDIPKEEPDIGSYPWDPDYSYNIPEGSGEEMKHPNTTSSSGSAQKSAPALPPRPSFMRSCPEYLVLLPDSFSSSKSSFSSSRSREPLVGNPNVILVSLGKLISEENVFTIEGEPTCCSQCGSVLDSLYDNVVNVCYFCQSSLEPPTSSSATCLGCQDSVFLLTPGDKALTLTDTLLLFCIDISASMSITSQVLEGKQPIYRSRLQFVQEAMLQSVRKLSETQPHMRVGLITFNNQVTLHGYDEFTSRFLLGAELIDGEYLKEAAFSFPSPPPLSRTRDCLQREILGLSESGATALGPASLVAIAMASRQPGSKVIICTDGKANTDLGNLEVEGTDARPCLSSTIFYHDLGEYAASQGVTVSVLAIEGTDCRLDELGRLADRTRGKVVIASPHELYTEFEEIIENTTIATHCSVTLLLPPTLCVKGEREAGNRVTREVGNVASDTEITFQFGARQHGSQGEVSAPVAGGRVSVQLQLRYRQKDGHSMLRVLTADKEVTDDSSVVLSSLFLAIIQLNSSQASAALAVRGRFQDAKSEGETQRELMERALEYDRSAEDKMIYSKWLKTMDPIHNSLQNYTRRQSICSDTLQSLTDMGAALLYSMKNSNRRPISLKEKHQH